The following nucleotide sequence is from Tribolium castaneum strain GA2 chromosome 5, icTriCast1.1, whole genome shotgun sequence.
TACACCAGCCAAAACCAGGCTATTGACCAGGCTATGGTGATGGCTCCGGTGACGTAAAACACGCTCGGCCACCCAAAATCCGCTATCAAATAGCCACAAACGGGCAAGGTGATGGCAGCCCCCAGCGAGCTGGCGGTCATGTGCGACATGAATTTGGACGTATCGGCCGGCGCTATCCACCTGGTGGCTAGTGGCGGTGTGGAGGGCCAGTGGATGCCGATCGCAACCCCGAGGCTGAATCTCGCCGCCAGGAGCCAATAGTAGCCCAAATTGCAAGCAACGGGGGTTAGGACTGTGAGTACGCCTGACGTGAGCAGTCCGATCCCGACGACGATTTTTGTGCCAAACATTTCCGAAAGACGGCCTCCTGGCACTTGGGTGATGAGGTAGCCCCAGAAGAAGTAGCCCAGGATGTCGTTTTTGGCTTGCTCGTCCCAGTTGTAGCGAGGGCCGTGCGATTCAAGCGAGTTGTTGGAGTCGTTCCGAGCCACCATTTCTACGATCGCTATAGAAATGTTGATCCGGATCATGTGGTGGATCATGAAGCCGATGATGACCATTATCGACAGAACGCGCTGGCATGTTAGAATCTCTAAATGTGAAACTGAACCAAAGATATACAAGTTATTGGGAGTTATACCTGAATTTTTTGCCATTATAAAGTTTGCTGAAAATGTAACTTGTGCTACGGtttcagtaataaattaaggaattaagtaaaaatttgatGCTGCAAAGGGCGGTAAACATCACTCTTACTAACGCTGTCAACTACATAATCTCTTGTGAATTAGATTTTCATTGTTATAGAAGAGTGACGCAGATGAAAAGTTTGGCGACGATTATCATATTGTGCATGCAAgattattgaacaaaaaatacacacgTGCTAcgtgaatttttaaacaccTACTCCTAGTATTTAACAATTATGTTCTATACATGTTTgtacatttttgtaattatttttatacaaaaaacattttatttgaaccTTCTACGTGAAAATTAGAACCTGGTACTATggcaaacttttttaaatgtagtTATAAACcctatctttttttttattattgtattcACTATTTTTGGTATTCTTTAAAAAGATAACTTTTGcagaattgtaaaaaatcagCAAACAATTGAGAAATTGCTCAAGAAACTGACAGAAAATAAACTTTGTTTAAATACGTAAACGCAAGACCCTGTGCTTGTTAACTTTTCATTTGTACACAAAAGTGAAGGTCGTCATATCTAATCCAACAAGTCGACGTCATAATGACAATAAAGAGTATGAAAGAGTTAAACCATAgctttttttaacgttttccTAAAATTCCCATTATACAAGAAGGTGAGTCTGATAAAAGGATTTTTTGCTAGATATCTCAAACACTAGGTATATCAGACAGTAGACTTCGGTTATAAACGAATCTACTGTAGTTTATCCTTCTTTTGTAGTCAcggtgattaaaaaataaattttattggtattggattttattttgtgatttttaaattacaggataacatattacaaataaataagtgCTGCAATACAGTAAATAATCCTGTTTAATGTTAaagtttgaattaatttttgttcgcCTGGTttcataaatacataaattcttcatttaaatttaatgtcgATTTTAACGCAAACCTCTGTTTCGTCATCACTTTAATTctacatttaaatttaaaatttaaattaaatccaCAATTTTTGCCCATTTATCCATTTACAGTAGGTATATAAAAAATCTGCAATCACCATGAACGAACGAAACATAATTGAAAGTAGCAGTTCGTCTTCTGAGAAGGAAAATGATGATTAATCAAATGTGAATGTTGCAAAGACGAAAAAGTacaatttgaaacagaattaTTTCGACAAAATGAAAAAGATGGTTGTTGACAAATTGATAAATTGCATAAAATTGGAAACATCATCGGCCATTGCATCCAAGACCGAATTCTAGTTTTATGGGAAGGGCTAGCACCGGTTTACGTCTCATTTGTTCCAGGAATGCGTATTtggccaataaaaatatagccATTACCTCCAACTTGTTTATCTACCGCACAAAAAGTGCAGAGTTTTGGCATTGGGTATTGGTGAACTTGTAAACACCCGACAGTTAGGCAGACCAATCACAAGGCGCTTGAAAAGTTGGCAAAAAATTGGTGtacgattatttcaaaattgatGCTTCTTTAAGTTTAAAGTCAACATGaacgtgaaaaaaaaataacgtgcTGTTCGTCGAAATGTCCAATTACTTAATGTGGCATTAGCGGTGTATTTATGAAATCGGcatttaagtaaataaaaataaagcctAAGTAAAGCAAATAATATTGTGTTTACTAAACACACATCGATAaagtaattattgtttattgacATGGAAAGGTCTATGACTTTTTCATTTATCGTGTTATAATATGattgaaaaatgcatttttgcgttttgtatttttttaataaaacaacagTTGCTGTACACTTTTTATTAGCTATTTCTGCGGCAGCAGTCCCGCCTTCGCCACCATTTTGTAGAAGATCCCGTCCttattttccaataaattcGTCGGTTCGTCAAACTCAACAATCTCGCCCTTGTCCATAACCATAACTTTATCACTTCGCAAAATCGACTGCAACTTGTGAGCGATCGTGAAAACGGTACACTCCTTGAAACTCTCCTCCATGGTTTTGTGGATCAAGGCGTCCGTTTCCGGGTCCATGTTAGCCGTGGCTTCGTCCATGACGATGATCTTGTTCTTCTGGATGACGGCTCTGGCGAGACAAATCAACTGTCTTTGCCCTATACTGAAATTCGAGCCTCCTTCAACGATCTCAAAGTCTAGGCTCGGGATGAGTTTCTTCAAGTGGGCCGTTTCGATGGCTTTCCAGATCTCGTCGTCTTTGTATCGATGGGTAGGGTCGATGTTTTCGCGGATGGTTCCCGTGAACAGGACGGGGTCCTGCGGGATGATGGAAATGTTGGCTCTGAGGCAGTCAAGCGAGACGGTCTTCGTGTCCACACCGTCGATCAGAATCTTCCCCTCGACTTCGTATAACCGGAACAAGGTGGAAATAATCGACGATTTTCCGGCACCGGTTCGACCGACAATCCCAATCTTCTCTTTGGGATTAGCCACGaagttgatattttttaagacttgTTCGTTCGAATTCGTATAAGTCAGGCAAACGTTCTCATACTTGACCATTCCCACACTTGGCCAGTTGTCTAATTCCAAGCcttgtttgttttcttttttaatttcggtatATTCCAATACTCTTTCGACCGAAGTCATTCGGTTTTCCATTTCGGCCCACTGGCGAATGCCCCATTGTAAAGTCCCAGTCAGATTAAAGGCTTGTGATATGGCGAGACCAACATGACCGGCCAAAACatctacaaaaaaacaaattattcaacGTTTTCTTAACCAGTAACATACCATCATcggtaaacaaaaatttgacaacAATAAACGAAATGTAGAAACTGCACAAAGTGTCCATTGTGAACGCAAACGCCCTCATGCTGCTTTGAAGAATATAGGAAGCAGAAGTGTAGAGATCCTGGTGACGGTCGAACTCATCTCTGAGAATTTCTTCCGCTTGGAACGCCCGGATTGTGGTCAAGCCTTCAAGCGAAGCGTTAAGGTGGCCAACAACTGGACTCCTAGCTGCAAAATTGCGTTACACTTGgtgtaaattacaaaatttgcaaattactCAAAGCATCCAATCGTTTCAAACTCCTGGAAGTTCGAAGACAAAACCTTCTCAAAACCAACAGTATCAAGAGAAATATGGCAGTGGGGATCAAAAACATGGGGTTAACACCAGCTATCAGTGCCACAATCCCAATTATGACCAAAAGGACCTGAAATTGGTTGTtaagttgtagaaaaaataagctatgtcATTCGAGACGTACTCGGAAGACGTGGTAAAAAGCGAATAAAATCGACTCGTCGACTGTAATCAAATCCTTCGAGAACCTGTTCAAGATATTTCCGATGAAATTCGTGTCGAAGAACTGCATTGATGCGTTAATAACAGTCGTGATCATGTTTTTGTGCAGCTTGAGGGCCGCACTCCGTGAGAACCACAAAAGCCCAATTGCTCGACTCAGACTAGTAACCCCCGTGGCTATGGTCATAAATGTATACAAGTAGAAAATGTAGTTTTTCTGACTGTAGAGTTCCACCTGTTCGGTGGTATTCGTGGCATTTTGTATAGTGAAgttggaaattttttgttccaaattgaccctacatttttattgatttatttacacattgttatgtttttttgaacTTACCAGTCACTCACTAACTTGTCCGTGTAACTCATCGTGATTTGCGCCGACacgaaaatacaaaaaactagAAACAGAACGAAGTAGCCACCACCGAATTTGATATACTTGTTGTAGACGGCTGTTTTAACGGCTCCAGATTGCTTCTGTTCTTGGTAGACTTTTCTTTGGACAGGCGCGTCGGTCATCAGTTTGGTTTCTTCAGTTGCTGCTTCCTCTTCGCCGGTTTCATCGTCACATACTTCATTTTCCTTTTTCTCTTCGACGGTTTCCAGCAGCTCGTTGGTGTTAAGTTCGGACAGTTTTCCACTTTGCGTGATTTGCCCATTTTTCATAACGATGATAACATCGCTGTCTTTCACATAGTCGACGTTATGACTGACCATGATCACCAGTTTGTCTTTGAGGAAGCCCAAGACACACTCTTTGAAAATAAACGAGCTCACGTGGGCGTCCAAAGCCGCCAGAGAGTCGTCCAGGAGGTAAATGTCGCTTTCCTTGTAGACGGCTCGCGCTAGGTTAATGCGGGCCTGTTGTCCTTTACTTAAATTTATTCCACGATCCTCCACTATGGTGTTGTCACCGGCTTCCAATAGTTCGAAGTCGTAGATCAAAGCGCACACTTTCAGCACTTCGTTGTAGCGCTTTTCGTTGTATTTTTGGCcgaataaaatgttttgtttgatTGAGGACGGGAAAAGCCAGGGTTCTTGGGAGGCGTAAGACACGGTGCCTTGGACCATCAAGTTTCCCTTTTCAGGTTGGTAGTCTTGCAGGATCGTCTTCAAGAGGAATGACTTGCCGCTTCCTACAGGACCAGTGAGGAGAGTTAGCCCTTTTTCAATATTCAGAGTAACGTTTTGCAGGATTTTGGCATCTCGGACTGAGACAgtaacatttttcatgttgatTTTGGGCAAAATTGTGATTTCGGTGTTGGGGATTTTCTCTGATTGAATTTCTGCCGCTTTCATGATTTGACCAATCCGCTTGATTGACGATTTAAGTTCAGCGGTTTGGTAGACGCCGATGGGGAACAGGATGGCCAGACCGTAGGACAGATTTTGGAACGTGCCCATGATAAAGTAGACGATTTCCGCGGTTATGACATTACCACACCAGATGTAGGTCAtcagaattaaataaaaagctatGTGGGAGTTTAAACTCCCAATCACTATGATCAAAAATCTCACAAAGAAGATCTTGTAAGTCGTGTAGACTTCTTTCCTGGAAAAAAACACTTGTATTGAGGCAAAGCCCAGTCGAAGCTTACTTTCTGGCTTGGGAAATCTTGCCGTCAAAAATCTTTTCCCAAGTGTACATTTTGATAATCCTAATAGCTGATAGAGTTTCTTGTGTCATTTGTAGCCTTTCATCGGTTTTCTTACACATGTTCATCTTCATGGCGGTGATTTTTGAACCGAGCCACACTGCACAAAACATTAACGCTagtcaaaaaaatcgaaatgttACCTTGTAGGGGCAAAACTAGGAGGAAAAACCCGACTCCGGAGAACGCCGACCAGCCGATCCTGATGTAAAAAATCACACTAACCACGATCGTTTTGACGATTCCGATCCAAATGTCGTTGCCGAAGTCGATGAAAAGTTCAAACGTGTCGACATCTTTGGTAATCAGAGTCACGATTTTCCCGATCGAGATGTCCTCCATGTGGGCCGGGCTCAGCTTCAGCGCCTTTCTGTACATAAAGGAGCAGAAGGCGGCCCGAGTTTTGATCCCAAATCCGGCCAGGAGGAGGTAATAGTTGTGCTTGTACACCCGCTGGAAGAAGTTCAGTCCAATGACTATGGCAGCATAGTAGTAAGCGTCTGTCTTCGTAAGTTCGGTTTGGTCTGGCGAGAAATACAAAACTAGTTTGCCCAAAGCATACGGCTGGACTATTCTGGAACAAGTGGTGAGATTTTGAAAAGGGCAAAAGGACTTACATTTCTACCACGTTGATGAACAACTGCATAAAACCTAGAAGGAGGTACGGGAACCCGTAACAACTTAACAGGAGGCGAACTATTGATAGATTTTTCCGCCGCTTCTTCTGTTTCTCCCATTCTAGTTCGAGTTGGTCCCCTAGTTTCTTCGATTTGTAGTCTGAAAGAACGTCGTATAGGTCGCTCTCTTCCAAGTCTCGTGTGAAcccttttttgaaaagtttgatGGCGTAACTGAAATTCGCAATTAAGTTATATGTTTTACTTGAGGGTGGTTTTGTACATAAagaatatgtttgaaataaagttGGTTCGTTCCTTGGGGTGAGTTTTACGCTGCTGTGTTTCCCCGTGATCCATTTTGAAAGTCGTACTTAATACTAAAAGAAAGAACAGAGAGTCTTTCGGAATTTTATAGACTTGTAGTAAAGCAGAGTAAATAAGTATTAACAAATCAAACATAGTGTTTTCCCATGAACCCATTTATTGTTAtctgattttttcttattttttctcGATTGGTTAGTGGCTTCTCGTTCCAGATTCCTCAGCGAGAAGTCGTTTGATGGAATATTtgaattgaataattttcCTCGCTTCGATATGGAATTTATTATTGGAAATAAATCGTTGGGTTAATTGGTCTATCATTATTCAAACAATGACGTTGTGACGGTGaagaatagtttttttttcttaatcttAATACAACTTTAGATAAAACGGCTACAAATAGAATCTGGCTCCAAGCTAGTTGCAACTTATTGttcattgttttaaattaaacacacATTTGACGGAATTTACGCAAAAGTTTAATTCAAACACTGACTGATGcaatcattatttttgtataacaTTTTCATGCTACTTACAACTTGGAAAATCATGACACTACCTACCCAAATTTTTGTCTACAAACTACAGTCATTATCACCGTTTgtgtttatgaatttttgagacgCAACTCTTCATTACGCCAATCCTGGAACTCCTTAACTAGTTTAATCGAATAATTTACTCAAAGCAAGCGAGTTTACTAATCGGCGATTATAAAATTAGGACCAATTGTATAATTGAGACTGTGGATGAGGAAAAGGTAAGAGGAATCTCAATACGAATGTCTGTAGGGCCTAATGAAGCGTGCGTGGTTAGCTGTAGCTTCTTTGGTTTGTAGTACTGCCTTGTTGGTTGTTACAAATATAAAAGGATCCAGCTCAGATGAAGTAATCATACAAAATATTACCAGAAATTTattctaatatttttattgactcTTTACTTCTGATTCTGAGTTTATTAGCTTTGTAGCTGTGTGgtattgtttattattgtcaagaaaaaaattgtggtaAATAGCTATAATTCATCGTGTAGCGTTTTTTGAGTGCCGGCTGAAAATAAGGAAACGTCAATATCATTTAAAAGTGCCGATTCAAATTTGTGCTGTACATTTCATACAAGTGCAGCATTTTAAACCTTACAAAGGAAATGCTctagatttaaaaaagaagttaaaaagctcgtttaaaaaattaacttgtattatttaattgttttaaatagtttaatttattatttatactatCAGTCATAAACACCAAGACCCCTCTCTGGTATTGTTATTCTCTTTATCAGTACcataagtttaaattttaattttaagataatggaaaaattataaatacgaGTTTAATACTTTTTACAAGGTAATAAGTATTAACATGTCCTTACGTATTGGAAGTTTGTTAAGTTAGGTTTTCTACTTTATCTTGACTTTATCATTACAATTAACCATaaattggaatttttaaataaaccaagcAACAAACACTTtgcttttatatttaaataaataatttaaacaaaataattaaacaaaattttgcttcaaACAAGAATTACTTATTATccatctttttattaaattttatttttcaaattttgttgtctaaaatttatattttgaaaattgtggaCGGTTTTTTTGGTTTACCTCGTGGTTTACTTTAGAGTCGTACTTGTCCGAAAAAGTGTATTTTCGAATAAAGTTTATGTAACCATAATATTAAAACTACAGGAggattaaaaaacaatttattgatactcattcaacatttttataataaacagTGCACATACATAGTAGTATCTTTTTTATGGCGTTTTATGTGATTTTTACAATAACAACGAAATGGGACAAGGAACATAAGTTGAGCCAAATTACGACAAATTTGAGGGTAATAATCCCGACTTCTTCACCAGTTTGTAAAAGACGCCTTCGGTATTTTGCATCAAACTGAGCGGGTCATCATACTCAATAATCTCCCCTCTATCCATGACGATAATTTTGTCAGAATTCAGTATCGAATGAAGCTTGTGTGCTATTGTAAAAACAGTACACGAGGCAAAATTTTCATGTATTGTTTGATGTATCAGAGCATCAGTTTCCGGGTCCATGTTGGCCGTGGCTTCGTCCAGTACGATAATCTTATTATCCCTGATAAGTGCCCTCGCTAAACAAATCAACTGTCTTTGGCCAACACTAAAGTTGGAACTACTTTCAGTAATTTCGTAATCCAAGCTTGAGactagttttttcaaatgcgcCGTTTCGATCGCATTCCAAATATCCTCATCAGAGTAAATTCCCTCTGGATCGATGTTTTCGCGGATTGTTCCCGAAAACAGAACGGGATCCTGCGGAATAATGGAAATATGTTTCCTCAAGAAATCCAAAGCTAGTGTTTTCGTATCAACTCCATCGATTGTAATTTTTCCTTCGACTTCGTACAAGCGGAAAAATGTTGAGATTATCGAGGATTTTCCAGCGCCAGTTCGACCAACGATTCCGATTTTCTCCTGCGGGTTTGCCGTGAAGTTCACGTTTTTCAGAACATACTCGTCCGTGTTGTTATAAGACAAATAAACGTTTTCGTATTTGACTTCGCCTTCTTTCGGCCAGTTTTCCAGCACCTGGCCTTGTTTATTCTCCTGCTTGACTTCAGTGTATTCCAGAACTCGCTCAACTGAAGTCATTGAGTTTTCCATTTCGGACCAAATTCGCACTCCCCATTGCAGGGTCCCGGTCATTCTCAAAGCCTGGGATATGGCAAGGCCCACGTCACCAGCCAAAATctctaaacaaataattaaaaaaatatatggtaACTTATTACATGAGTTACCCtcatcgaaaaaaataaatcttgaaATTATTGACGCTA
It contains:
- the LOC660659 gene encoding ATP-binding cassette sub-family C member 4; the encoded protein is MDHGETQQRKTHPKERTNFISNIFFIYAIKLFKKGFTRDLEESDLYDVLSDYKSKKLGDQLELEWEKQKKRRKNLSIVRLLLSCYGFPYLLLGFMQLFINVVEIIVQPYALGKLVLYFSPDQTELTKTDAYYYAAIVIGLNFFQRVYKHNYYLLLAGFGIKTRAAFCSFMYRKALKLSPAHMEDISIGKIVTLITKDVDTFELFIDFGNDIWIGIVKTIVVSVIFYIRIGWSAFSGVGFFLLVLPLQVWLGSKITAMKMNMCKKTDERLQMTQETLSAIRIIKMYTWEKIFDGKISQARKKEVYTTYKIFFVRFLIIVIGSLNSHIAFYLILMTYIWCGNVITAEIVYFIMGTFQNLSYGLAILFPIGVYQTAELKSSIKRIGQIMKAAEIQSEKIPNTEITILPKINMKNVTVSVRDAKILQNVTLNIEKGLTLLTGPVGSGKSFLLKTILQDYQPEKGNLMVQGTVSYASQEPWLFPSSIKQNILFGQKYNEKRYNEVLKVCALIYDFELLEAGDNTIVEDRGINLSKGQQARINLARAVYKESDIYLLDDSLAALDAHVSSFIFKECVLGFLKDKLVIMVSHNVDYVKDSDVIIVMKNGQITQSGKLSELNTNELLETVEEKKENEVCDDETGEEEAATEETKLMTDAPVQRKVYQEQKQSGAVKTAVYNKYIKFGGGYFVLFLVFCIFVSAQITMSYTDKLVSDWVNLEQKISNFTIQNATNTTEQVELYSQKNYIFYLYTFMTIATGVTSLSRAIGLLWFSRSAALKLHKNMITTVINASMQFFDTNFIGNILNRFSKDLITVDESILFAFYHVFRVLLVIIGIVALIAGVNPMFLIPTAIFLLILLVLRRFCLRTSRSLKRLDALTRSPVVGHLNASLEGLTTIRAFQAEEILRDEFDRHQDLYTSASYILQSSMRAFAFTMDTLCSFYISFIVVKFLFTDDDVLAGHVGLAISQAFNLTGTLQWGIRQWAEMENRMTSVERVLEYTEIKKENKQGLELDNWPSVGMVKYENVCLTYTNSNEQVLKNINFVANPKEKIGIVGRTGAGKSSIISTLFRLYEVEGKILIDGVDTKTVSLDCLRANISIIPQDPVLFTGTIRENIDPTHRYKDDEIWKAIETAHLKKLIPSLDFEIVEGGSNFSIGQRQLICLARAVIQKNKIIVMDEATANMDPETDALIHKTMEESFKECTVFTIAHKLQSILRSDKVMVMDKGEIVEFDEPTNLLENKDGIFYKMVAKAGLLPQK